DNA sequence from the Frankiales bacterium genome:
GGTCGAGCGGCCGCGTCACCTTGAAGGCCTCCTCGTCGCCGGGCACCACGACGACCTTGCCGCCGAGCCGCTCGACGAGGCCCGCGTCGTCGGTGGCCGGCGCGTCGGGGTCGGACGCCGCGTGCGCCTCGGTGAGCGCCGCGCGGCGGAAGCCCTGCGGGGTCTGGATGGCGCGCAGCTGCGCGCGGTCGAGCGTGGCCGACACGACGTCGGCGGCGTCGACGGCCTTCACGGTGTCGGCCACCGGCAGGCCGGGGACGACGGCGTCCGCGCCGCCGCGCACGGCCGCGGCCACGGCGTCGACGAGGGTCACGGGAACCAGCGGACGGGCGGCGTCGTGCACCAGCACCACGTCGTAGTCCGGCGGCAGCGCGTGCAGCGCCCGGGCCACGGAGTCCTGCCGGGTGTCGCCACCGGCGACCACCATCGCGCCCGCACGGCCGCCCTCGGCGTCCGCCAGCCCGTGCTCGAGGAGCAGCGCCGACACCTCGGCCACGGCGTCGTCGGGAGCGGCGACCACCACGAGGTCGACGGCGCGCGCCGAGGCCAGGGCCCGCACGGCGTGCACCAGCATGGGCACCCCGCCGAGCGTGCGCAGCGCCTTGGGCGCTCCCGGGCCGAGACGCTCGCCGCGCCCGGCCGCGGGGACGATCGCGGCGGTGCGGCTCACCGGGCGGCCCCGGCGTGGGCGAGGGGACGGGCGAACACGAGCCGGCCGTTGGCCGTGGTGAGCACGCTGGTGACCACGACGCGGACGTCGGTGCCCACGCGGTCGCGGGCCTGCTCGGTGACCACCATGGTGCCGTCGTCGAGGTAGCCCACAGCCTGGCCGGCCTCCTTGCCCGCCTTGAGCAAGTGGAGGTCGACCTCGTCGCCCACCACCACGAGCGGGCGCAGCGCGAGGGCGAGGCCGTGCAGGTTGAGCACCTTGACCCCGGCGATGGACGCCGCCTTGGCCAGGTTGGTGTCGAAGGTGAGCAGGGCGCAGTTGCGGTCGATCGACATCCGGACCAGCTTGGCGTCGACGTCCGGCACGCCCATGGCCTCGTCCGGCACGGTGAGCAGCTCCACGCCGTGCTCGCGGCGCAGCGACTCCAGGACGTCGAGGCCCCGGCGGCCCTTGGCCCGGCGCAGGTCGTCCGAGCTGTCGGCCATGGCCTGCAGCTCGTCGACGACGGGCTGCGGCACCAGGAAGCGGCCGTGCAGGAACCCGCTGCGGACGACGTCGAGCACCCGCCCGTCGATCGCGACCGAGGTGTCGACCAGGCGCGGCAGCGAGGAGGGGGACGGCGTGCGCGGGGCGAGCCCGGCCCGCTCGCCGACCACCCCGAGCATCGCGTCGCGGCGCGAGCGGCCGATGCGGAAGCCGAACAGGGCCGCCACGACGACCACGAACAGGAACAGCGGCGTCATGAGCAGGGGCTGGCCGATGAGGAACAGCGGCCAGGCCAGCACCGTGGCGAACAGGGCAGCGATGACCGCGCCGAACCCGCCGGCGATGACCTGCTCGGCCGAGAGGCCCTCGAGGGCGCGCTCGCCGCGGTCGAGGGTGCGCATGGTGAGCCGGGCCAGCACGCCGCCGACGACGTAGCCGCCGAGGGCGCCGAGGATGGCACCCACCCACAGGCCGGAGAACGCGCCGAGCACCTGCGTGCCGTCATGGGCACCCGTGGAGACCGCGACCTGGTAGCCGATGCCGGCGCCGAACGCCACGAAGAGCAGACGGAGCGCCTCGACGGCGACGCTCGGGACCCGCCTCAGGTGCAGGGACATGCTCGTTCCTCCGAACGAGGACCGTGGATCCTGCCGACCGGGTCAGCAGGATCGCTGCCGGTCAGGAGGCGAGCACCTCGTCGAGGATCGCCTCTGCCTTGTCCTCGTTCGTGTTCTCGGCAAGTGCGAGCTCCGACACAAGGATCTGCCGCGCCTTGGCCAGCATCCGCTTCTCGCCGGCGGACAGGCCCCGCTCGCGCTCGCGGCGCCACAGGTCGCGCACGACCTCG
Encoded proteins:
- a CDS encoding 2-C-methyl-D-erythritol 4-phosphate cytidylyltransferase is translated as MSRTAAIVPAAGRGERLGPGAPKALRTLGGVPMLVHAVRALASARAVDLVVVAAPDDAVAEVSALLLEHGLADAEGGRAGAMVVAGGDTRQDSVARALHALPPDYDVVLVHDAARPLVPVTLVDAVAAAVRGGADAVVPGLPVADTVKAVDAADVVSATLDRAQLRAIQTPQGFRRAALTEAHAASDPDAPATDDAGLVERLGGKVVVVPGDEEAFKVTRPLDLLLAEAVLARRRAAGVVS